One segment of Enterobacter ludwigii DNA contains the following:
- the malF gene encoding maltose ABC transporter permease MalF, whose translation MDVIKKKHWWQSSALKWSVMGLLCLLVGYLVVLMYVQGEYLFAIMTLILSSAGLYIFANRKAYAWRYVYPGVAGMGLFVLFPLICTIAIAFTNYSSTNQLAQERAQQVLMDRSYQAGKTFNFGLYPAGSEWKLALTDEETGKNYVSDAFKFGGEQKLALKEAAALPEGERANLRIITQNRQALTQLTAQLPDESKVTMSSLRQFSGTQPLYTLADDGTLTNNQSGVKYRPNNDIGFYQSITADGKWGDDKLSPGYTVTIGWDNFTRVFTDEGIQKPFFAIFVWTVVFSILTVILTVAVGMVLACLVQWESLKGKAIYRVLLILPYAVPSFISILIFKGLFNQSFGEINMMLSALFGIKPAWFSDPITARSMIIIVNTWLGYPYMMILCMGLLKAIPDDLYEASAMDGAGPFQNFFKITLPLLIKPLTPLMIASFAFNFNNFVLIQLLTNGGPDRLGTTTPAGYTDLLVSYTYRIAFEGGGGQDFGLAAAIATLIFLLVGALAIVNLKATRMKFD comes from the coding sequence ATGGATGTCATTAAAAAGAAACACTGGTGGCAAAGCTCTGCCCTGAAGTGGTCTGTAATGGGTCTGCTGTGTCTGCTGGTGGGTTACCTTGTTGTTTTAATGTACGTACAAGGGGAATATCTGTTCGCCATCATGACGCTGATTTTAAGCTCTGCTGGCCTGTATATTTTCGCCAACCGTAAAGCCTATGCCTGGCGATATGTTTACCCGGGCGTGGCCGGGATGGGTCTGTTTGTCCTGTTCCCGCTGATTTGTACCATTGCTATCGCGTTCACCAACTACAGCAGCACCAACCAGCTTGCGCAGGAACGCGCCCAACAGGTGCTGATGGACCGCTCTTATCAGGCGGGCAAAACCTTTAACTTCGGCCTGTATCCTGCGGGCAGCGAGTGGAAGTTAGCACTCACTGACGAAGAAACCGGCAAAAATTATGTCTCTGACGCTTTCAAATTTGGCGGCGAGCAGAAGCTGGCCTTAAAAGAGGCTGCGGCCCTGCCGGAAGGCGAACGCGCTAACCTGCGCATCATTACGCAGAACCGTCAGGCGCTGACGCAGCTTACCGCCCAACTGCCGGACGAAAGCAAAGTGACCATGAGTTCACTGCGCCAGTTCTCCGGGACACAACCGCTCTATACGCTGGCGGACGACGGCACGCTGACCAACAACCAGAGCGGCGTGAAGTACCGTCCAAACAACGACATTGGTTTCTACCAGTCCATTACGGCTGATGGCAAATGGGGTGATGACAAGCTCAGCCCGGGCTACACCGTGACGATAGGCTGGGACAACTTCACCCGCGTCTTCACCGATGAAGGGATCCAGAAACCGTTCTTCGCCATCTTTGTCTGGACCGTGGTGTTCTCCATACTGACGGTGATCCTGACCGTTGCCGTGGGCATGGTGCTGGCGTGTCTGGTGCAGTGGGAATCTCTGAAAGGGAAAGCCATTTACCGCGTGCTGCTTATTCTGCCGTATGCCGTCCCGTCGTTTATCTCGATTCTGATTTTCAAAGGGCTGTTTAACCAGAGCTTCGGTGAAATCAACATGATGCTGAGCGCGCTGTTCGGCATCAAACCGGCCTGGTTCAGCGACCCGATCACCGCCCGCTCGATGATTATCATCGTGAACACCTGGCTCGGTTATCCGTACATGATGATCCTGTGCATGGGCCTGCTGAAGGCAATTCCGGACGATTTGTACGAAGCCTCGGCAATGGATGGCGCGGGTCCGTTCCAGAATTTCTTTAAGATTACGCTGCCGCTGCTCATTAAGCCGCTGACGCCGCTGATGATTGCCAGCTTTGCCTTCAACTTTAACAACTTCGTGCTGATTCAGCTGTTGACCAACGGTGGGCCTGACCGTCTTGGCACCACCACGCCGGCAGGCTATACCGACCTGCTCGTCAGCTACACCTACCGTATCGCCTTCGAAGGCGGCGGCGGTCAGGACTTCGGTCTGGCGGCAGCGATTGCCACCCTGATCTTCCTGCTGGTTGGCGCTCTGGCGATTGTGAACCTGAAAGCAACACGCATGAAATTTGACTAA
- the malG gene encoding maltose ABC transporter permease MalG, translating to MSMVQPKSQKLRLFATHLGLLIFIAAIMFPLLMVIAISLRAGNFATGSLIPDEISWEHWKLALGFSVEHADGRVTPPPFPVLLWLWNSVKIAGITAIGIVALSTTCAYAFARMRFPGKATLLKGMLIFQMFPAVLSLVALYALFDRLGQYVPFIGLNTHGGVIFAYLGGIALHVWTIKGYFETIDGSLEEAAALDGATPWQAFRLVLLPLSVPILAVVFILSFIAAITEVPVASLLLRDVNSYTLAVGMQQYLNPQNYLWGDFAAAAVLSAIPITVVFLLAQRWLVNGLTAGGVKG from the coding sequence ATGTCTATGGTCCAACCCAAATCTCAGAAACTGCGCCTCTTCGCGACGCATTTAGGGCTGCTGATTTTTATCGCGGCAATCATGTTCCCGCTGCTGATGGTCATCGCCATCTCCCTGCGTGCCGGTAACTTCGCGACCGGGAGCCTGATCCCGGATGAAATCTCCTGGGAGCACTGGAAGTTAGCGCTGGGCTTCAGCGTTGAACACGCGGATGGCCGCGTCACGCCACCGCCGTTCCCGGTGCTGTTATGGCTGTGGAACTCGGTGAAAATTGCCGGGATTACCGCGATTGGAATTGTCGCACTCTCCACGACCTGTGCTTACGCCTTTGCCCGTATGCGTTTCCCGGGTAAAGCCACGCTGCTGAAAGGGATGCTGATTTTCCAGATGTTCCCGGCAGTACTGTCACTGGTGGCGTTGTATGCCTTGTTTGACCGACTGGGCCAGTATGTGCCGTTTATCGGCCTGAACACCCACGGTGGCGTCATCTTCGCCTATCTTGGCGGTATCGCGCTGCATGTGTGGACCATCAAAGGGTATTTCGAAACCATCGACGGCTCGCTGGAAGAAGCGGCGGCGCTGGATGGCGCGACCCCGTGGCAGGCATTCCGTCTGGTGCTTCTGCCGCTGTCGGTGCCGATCCTGGCGGTGGTCTTTATCCTGTCGTTTATCGCAGCCATCACCGAAGTGCCGGTCGCTTCCCTGTTACTGCGTGATGTCAACAGCTATACGCTGGCCGTCGGTATGCAGCAATACCTCAATCCGCAGAACTATTTGTGGGGCGACTTTGCGGCGGCGGCTGTACTCTCCGCCATCCCTATCACCGTCGTGTTCCTGCTGGCGCAGCGCTGGCTGGTGAATGGCCTGACGGCGGGCGGTGTGAAAGGTTAA